The following are encoded in a window of Lacinutrix sp. WUR7 genomic DNA:
- a CDS encoding NAD(P)/FAD-dependent oxidoreductase, giving the protein MKYKEHYDVVIVGSGLAGMVSAIILAKEGKSVCVLEKNNQYGGNLQTFVRNKTIFDTGVHYIGGLSKGQNLHQYFKYIDILDGIQLHKMDEDGFDIISFDGDPKEYKHAQGYDNFIKNLLEDFPEEEKGIRMYCDKLQATCQKFPLYSLEKGKPYYDDAEIFQLPAKEYINSFTSNKKLQAVLAGSNYLYAGDQNKTPFFVHALSTNSYIQSSYRCVNGGSQITKVLVKRLKAEGGEVYKHHEVSTFGFEDGLITSATTTKGIEIKGDLFISNIEPKLTVKMVGENKFRKSYTNRIEKIESTIAAFTLYLVLKPNSFKYQNKNFYHFKDSSKVWDSHNYTQESWPEGYMMSMGIKKNSNGYGDSIAVMTYMNYDEVKPWEDTHNTVANKNERGQTYEQFKTQKAETLIDELVKKFPDLRDCIEEYYTSTPLSYRDYIGSNRGSMYAYVKDVNKPLHSHLSPKTKIKNLFFTGQSLNMHGILGVTISAIITCSEILGKDYLLDKILESNSHED; this is encoded by the coding sequence TTGAAGTACAAAGAACATTATGATGTTGTAATAGTTGGAAGTGGTCTTGCAGGAATGGTTTCTGCAATCATTCTTGCTAAAGAAGGAAAGAGTGTTTGTGTTTTAGAAAAGAACAATCAATACGGTGGAAACCTACAAACCTTTGTACGTAACAAAACCATTTTTGATACAGGAGTGCATTATATTGGTGGTTTAAGCAAAGGGCAAAACCTACACCAATACTTTAAATATATTGATATCTTAGACGGCATACAGCTTCATAAAATGGATGAAGATGGTTTTGATATTATCTCTTTTGATGGTGATCCAAAAGAATATAAACATGCGCAAGGCTATGATAACTTCATAAAAAACTTATTAGAAGATTTTCCTGAAGAGGAAAAAGGCATTAGAATGTATTGTGATAAACTACAAGCTACGTGTCAGAAATTCCCTTTATATTCTCTTGAAAAAGGAAAACCTTATTATGATGATGCAGAGATTTTTCAGCTTCCAGCAAAAGAATATATTAATTCCTTTACAAGTAATAAAAAGCTTCAAGCCGTTTTAGCTGGCTCTAATTATTTGTATGCTGGTGACCAAAATAAGACACCATTTTTTGTACATGCCTTATCTACAAACTCGTATATCCAGAGTTCGTATCGTTGTGTAAATGGTGGAAGTCAGATTACCAAAGTACTTGTTAAACGCTTAAAAGCGGAAGGTGGAGAAGTATACAAACATCATGAAGTTTCTACATTTGGCTTTGAGGACGGTTTAATTACTTCGGCAACCACCACCAAAGGAATTGAAATTAAAGGCGATTTATTTATCTCAAATATAGAACCGAAACTTACCGTAAAAATGGTAGGTGAAAATAAGTTTAGAAAATCGTATACCAACAGAATTGAAAAAATTGAAAGCACCATTGCTGCTTTCACGTTATATCTGGTTTTAAAACCGAATAGTTTTAAGTACCAAAACAAAAATTTCTACCATTTTAAAGATTCTAGCAAGGTTTGGGATTCGCACAACTACACACAAGAAAGTTGGCCAGAAGGTTATATGATGTCCATGGGAATTAAGAAAAATTCTAATGGTTATGGCGATAGTATTGCGGTAATGACCTATATGAATTATGACGAAGTAAAACCTTGGGAAGACACGCATAATACCGTTGCTAATAAAAACGAAAGAGGGCAAACCTACGAGCAGTTTAAAACCCAAAAAGCAGAAACATTGATTGATGAGTTGGTGAAGAAATTCCCTGATTTAAGAGATTGTATTGAAGAATATTACACCTCAACACCATTATCCTACAGAGATTATATTGGTAGTAATCGTGGTTCTATGTATGCGTATGTAAAAGATGTAAACAAACCTTTACACTCGCATTTATCGCCTAAAACGAAAATAAAAAATCTATTTTTCACAGGACAAAGTTTAAACATGCATGGTATTTTAGGAGTAACTATAAGTGCTATTATTACCTGTTCCGAAATTCTTGGTAAAGATTATTTATTAGATAAGATTTTAGAATCTAACAGCCATGAAGATTAA